One region of Anas acuta chromosome Z, bAnaAcu1.1, whole genome shotgun sequence genomic DNA includes:
- the GLRX gene encoding glutaredoxin-1, with translation MVDAFVNSKIRHDKVTLFIKGTCPYCRNAVALMQKFNFLPGHLEVVDITGMEDVQDYFQRTTGQRTVPRVFIGTTCIGGFSDLQNLYQQLPGMLQKIGALQ, from the exons ATGGTCGATGCCTTTGTGAACAGCAAAATCCGACATGACAAAGTCACCCTTTTTATAAAGGGAACCTGCCCGTACTGCAGGAACGCCGTGGCACTGATGCAGAAATTTAACTTTCTGCCAGGACACCTGGAGGTGGTGGACATCACCGGGATGGAAGATGTGCAGGACTACTTCCAGCGGACGACAGGGCAGCGAACT GTTCCTCGCGTGTTTATTGGGACAACCTGCATCGGAGGATTTTCTGATCTGCAGAATTTGTATCAGCAGCTCCCCGGGATGCTACAGAAGATTGGTGCCCTGCAGTAG